Proteins encoded in a region of the Frondihabitans sp. 762G35 genome:
- a CDS encoding GntR family transcriptional regulator, whose translation MSLPLATSSGAEISRAPAEVAQVLRADVVSVRIGPGEAVTEAAVASRFGVSRSTARLAIDQLVGAGLLRREANRGARVPILSRADIVDLYDNRALVEAAALRALAERGSVPPDAVRHNRSLATAPDSAPFAADDIAFHRALVASQSSPRLTRMHESLLGEIELCIGQVDANALWRPADIARQHAHVLDAVVAADADLAARLVREHIVTSRDRLLEHVDAARPTTSTPRPHQETQR comes from the coding sequence ATGTCACTTCCTCTCGCGACCAGCAGCGGTGCCGAGATCTCGCGCGCCCCCGCCGAGGTCGCCCAGGTGCTGCGCGCCGACGTCGTGTCGGTCCGCATCGGCCCGGGCGAGGCCGTCACCGAGGCCGCCGTGGCGAGCCGCTTCGGGGTGTCGCGCTCGACCGCGCGGCTCGCCATCGACCAGCTCGTCGGGGCGGGGCTCCTGCGGCGCGAAGCGAACCGCGGTGCGCGGGTGCCGATCCTGAGCCGCGCCGACATCGTCGACCTCTACGACAATCGCGCCCTCGTCGAGGCCGCCGCCCTCCGGGCGCTGGCCGAGCGGGGCTCCGTCCCGCCCGACGCGGTGCGTCACAACCGCTCTCTCGCCACCGCGCCCGACTCCGCACCCTTCGCCGCCGACGACATCGCCTTCCACCGCGCCCTCGTCGCCAGCCAGTCGAGCCCGCGCCTGACGCGGATGCACGAGAGCCTCCTCGGCGAGATCGAGCTGTGCATCGGTCAGGTCGACGCGAACGCCCTCTGGCGCCCCGCCGACATCGCCCGGCAGCACGCCCATGTGCTCGACGCCGTCGTCGCCGCCGACGCCGACCTCGCCGCGCGCCTCGTCCGCGAGCACATCGTCACCTCGCGCGACCGGCTCCTCGAGCACGTCGACGCGGCCCGCCCCACGACTTCCACCCCCCGACCCCACCAGGAGACACAGCGATGA